A genomic stretch from Gallus gallus isolate bGalGal1 chromosome 13, bGalGal1.mat.broiler.GRCg7b, whole genome shotgun sequence includes:
- the MXD3 gene encoding lateral signaling target protein 2 homolog isoform X1 — protein MLPAALRRWLRRPKRSDPRLLSQFFFADERVTRVVADINGLDAELDPQQYLVLLNQLHLSQAQLLAVIERIMEECIPTQRHSRDYLVKFPEELLVDNLGNHMLFAAECLLAGSFLEVEEAEGAQLRPRARSLLCSLELVRALLREQSLSQPGTYSEPVRAALMQFDRLFAEFELSYVSSLVAVKSPDEIYRQQEIIVLFCETVERALRLGYLTQEMIDGYEPLLMFTIPRLAIISGLLIYPEGPLSLERSPEQMSRVFSPFYNLLMKIRDLLRVLSAEELCLLERSLCAAEAEDPCSSVTPPAWGEAVPRVAPHTPWGLLESPHTTPAHHSLMGRLGAVDNPCTESPQHPPGPWLEATPGPRCSELRAHYSSTRDMLHTLFVCISGVADQLQTNFASDLRSILKTVFKIVASPAETSEETGGSKNEDGDLCAGDVPHVADCPLCPSPRDATGLRRAAGARSRPEWVPDSTCSHCSACRAPFTLLRRRHHCRSCGKIFCARCSPHTAALPHYGQPRPVRVCTHCHATHLSSWRTRTR, from the exons ATGCTGCCCGCCGCCCTCCGGAGATGGCTGCGTCGGCCCAAG CGCTCCGACCCCCGGCTGCTCTCGCAGTTCTTCTTTGCCGACGAGCGAGTGACGCGCGTGGTGGCCGACATCAATGGGCTGGATGCTGAGCTGGACCCGCAGCAGTACCTGGTGCTCCTCAACCAGCTCCACCTCAGCCAG GCTCAGCTGCTGGCCGTCATTGAGCGCATCATGGAGGAGTGCATTCCCACGCAGAGGCACAGCCGTGATTACCTCGTCAAGTTCCCCGAGGAGCTTTTGGTGGACAACCTGGGGAACCACATGCTGTTTGCTGCCGAG TGCCTTCTGGCAGGGAGCTTCCTCGAGGTGGAGGAGGCGGAGGGGGCACAGCTGAGACCGCGCGCCAGGAGcctgctgtgcagcctggagctggtgcGGGCACTGCTGCGGGAGCAGAGCCTGAGCCAGCCCGGCACCTACTCTGAGCCCGTGCGGGCTGCACTCATGCAGTTTGATCGTCTGTTTGCCGAGTTTGAGCTCAG CTACGTGTCCTCGCTGGTGGCAGTGAAATCCCCTGATGAGATCTACAGGCAGCAGGAGATCATTGTGCTCTTCTGTGAGACAGTGGAGAG AGCCCTGCGCTTGGGCTACCTGACCCAGGAGATGATTGATGGCTATGAACCGCTGCTGATGTTCACCATCCCTCGCCTGGCTATCATCAG TGGTCTCCTCATCTACCCCGAGGGTCCCCTCAGCCTGGAGCGCAGCCCTGAGCAGATGTCGCGGGTGTTCAGCCCCTTCTACAACCTGCTGATGAAGATCAG GGATCTGCTGCGGGTGCTGtcagcagaggagctgtgcctgctggagaggagcctttgtgcagctgaagcagaggaTCCCTGCAGCTCAGTCACCCCACCAGCGTGGGGGGAAGCGGTGCCCAGAGTGGCCCCCCATACTCCATGGGGTCTCCTGGAGAGTCCCCACACCACCCCCGCACACCACAGTTTGATGGGGAGGTTGGGTGCAGTGGACAACCCATGCACAGAGAG cccccagcaccccccgGGGCCATGGCTGGAGGCCACACCGGGTCCCCGCTGCTCAGAGCTGCGTGCCCACTACAGCAGCACCAGAGACATGCTGCACACCCTCTTCGTCTGCATCTCCG GGGTGGCTGATCAGCTCCAGACCAACTTTGCCAGCGATCTGCGCAGCATCCTGAAAACCGTCTTCAAGATCGTGGCCTCACCAGCAGAAACCTCAGAGGAGACAGGCGGCAGTA AGAATGAGGACGGTGACCTGTGTGCGGGTGATGTGCCCCACGTGGCTGACTGCCCCCTGTGCCCCAGCCCCAGAGATGCCACTGGGCTCCGGAGGGCAG CAGGAGCGCGCAGCCGGCCCGAGTGGGTGCCGGACAGCAcctgcagccactgctctgcctgccGTGCTCCCTTCACCCTGCTGCGCCGCCGCCACCACTGCCGCAGCTGTGGGAAg ATCTTCTGCGCCCGCTGCTCACCGCACACCGCTGCGCTGCCGCACTACGGCCAGCCCAGACCTGTGCGTGTCTGCACGCACTGCCACGCCACGCACCTCTCGTCCTGGCGTACCCGCACCCGCTGA
- the MXD3 gene encoding lateral signaling target protein 2 homolog isoform X2 yields the protein MLPAALRRWLRRPKRSDPRLLSQFFFADERVTRVVADINGLDAELDPQQYLVLLNQLHLSQAQLLAVIERIMEECIPTQRHSRDYLVKFPEELLVDNLGNHMLFAAECLLAGSFLEVEEAEGAQLRPRARSLLCSLELVRALLREQSLSQPGTYSEPVRAALMQFDRLFAEFELSYVSSLVAVKSPDEIYRQQEIIVLFCETVERALRLGYLTQEMIDGYEPLLMFTIPRLAIISGLLIYPEGPLSLERSPEQMSRVFSPFYNLLMKIRDLLRVLSAEELCLLERSLCAAEAEDPCSSVTPPAWGEAVPRVAPHTPWGLLESPHTTPAHHSLMGRLGAVDNPCTESPQHPPGPWLEATPGPRCSELRAHYSSTRDMLHTLFVCISGVADQLQTNFASDLRSILKTVFKIVASPAETSEETGGSKNEDGDLCAGDVPHVADCPLCPSPRDATGLRRAGARSRPEWVPDSTCSHCSACRAPFTLLRRRHHCRSCGKIFCARCSPHTAALPHYGQPRPVRVCTHCHATHLSSWRTRTR from the exons ATGCTGCCCGCCGCCCTCCGGAGATGGCTGCGTCGGCCCAAG CGCTCCGACCCCCGGCTGCTCTCGCAGTTCTTCTTTGCCGACGAGCGAGTGACGCGCGTGGTGGCCGACATCAATGGGCTGGATGCTGAGCTGGACCCGCAGCAGTACCTGGTGCTCCTCAACCAGCTCCACCTCAGCCAG GCTCAGCTGCTGGCCGTCATTGAGCGCATCATGGAGGAGTGCATTCCCACGCAGAGGCACAGCCGTGATTACCTCGTCAAGTTCCCCGAGGAGCTTTTGGTGGACAACCTGGGGAACCACATGCTGTTTGCTGCCGAG TGCCTTCTGGCAGGGAGCTTCCTCGAGGTGGAGGAGGCGGAGGGGGCACAGCTGAGACCGCGCGCCAGGAGcctgctgtgcagcctggagctggtgcGGGCACTGCTGCGGGAGCAGAGCCTGAGCCAGCCCGGCACCTACTCTGAGCCCGTGCGGGCTGCACTCATGCAGTTTGATCGTCTGTTTGCCGAGTTTGAGCTCAG CTACGTGTCCTCGCTGGTGGCAGTGAAATCCCCTGATGAGATCTACAGGCAGCAGGAGATCATTGTGCTCTTCTGTGAGACAGTGGAGAG AGCCCTGCGCTTGGGCTACCTGACCCAGGAGATGATTGATGGCTATGAACCGCTGCTGATGTTCACCATCCCTCGCCTGGCTATCATCAG TGGTCTCCTCATCTACCCCGAGGGTCCCCTCAGCCTGGAGCGCAGCCCTGAGCAGATGTCGCGGGTGTTCAGCCCCTTCTACAACCTGCTGATGAAGATCAG GGATCTGCTGCGGGTGCTGtcagcagaggagctgtgcctgctggagaggagcctttgtgcagctgaagcagaggaTCCCTGCAGCTCAGTCACCCCACCAGCGTGGGGGGAAGCGGTGCCCAGAGTGGCCCCCCATACTCCATGGGGTCTCCTGGAGAGTCCCCACACCACCCCCGCACACCACAGTTTGATGGGGAGGTTGGGTGCAGTGGACAACCCATGCACAGAGAG cccccagcaccccccgGGGCCATGGCTGGAGGCCACACCGGGTCCCCGCTGCTCAGAGCTGCGTGCCCACTACAGCAGCACCAGAGACATGCTGCACACCCTCTTCGTCTGCATCTCCG GGGTGGCTGATCAGCTCCAGACCAACTTTGCCAGCGATCTGCGCAGCATCCTGAAAACCGTCTTCAAGATCGTGGCCTCACCAGCAGAAACCTCAGAGGAGACAGGCGGCAGTA AGAATGAGGACGGTGACCTGTGTGCGGGTGATGTGCCCCACGTGGCTGACTGCCCCCTGTGCCCCAGCCCCAGAGATGCCACTGGGCTCCGGAGGGCAG GAGCGCGCAGCCGGCCCGAGTGGGTGCCGGACAGCAcctgcagccactgctctgcctgccGTGCTCCCTTCACCCTGCTGCGCCGCCGCCACCACTGCCGCAGCTGTGGGAAg ATCTTCTGCGCCCGCTGCTCACCGCACACCGCTGCGCTGCCGCACTACGGCCAGCCCAGACCTGTGCGTGTCTGCACGCACTGCCACGCCACGCACCTCTCGTCCTGGCGTACCCGCACCCGCTGA
- the MXD3 gene encoding lateral signaling target protein 2 homolog isoform X3, producing the protein MLPAALRRWLRRPKFFFADERVTRVVADINGLDAELDPQQYLVLLNQLHLSQAQLLAVIERIMEECIPTQRHSRDYLVKFPEELLVDNLGNHMLFAAECLLAGSFLEVEEAEGAQLRPRARSLLCSLELVRALLREQSLSQPGTYSEPVRAALMQFDRLFAEFELSYVSSLVAVKSPDEIYRQQEIIVLFCETVERALRLGYLTQEMIDGYEPLLMFTIPRLAIISGLLIYPEGPLSLERSPEQMSRVFSPFYNLLMKIRDLLRVLSAEELCLLERSLCAAEAEDPCSSVTPPAWGEAVPRVAPHTPWGLLESPHTTPAHHSLMGRLGAVDNPCTESPQHPPGPWLEATPGPRCSELRAHYSSTRDMLHTLFVCISGVADQLQTNFASDLRSILKTVFKIVASPAETSEETGGSKNEDGDLCAGDVPHVADCPLCPSPRDATGLRRAAGARSRPEWVPDSTCSHCSACRAPFTLLRRRHHCRSCGKIFCARCSPHTAALPHYGQPRPVRVCTHCHATHLSSWRTRTR; encoded by the exons ATGCTGCCCGCCGCCCTCCGGAGATGGCTGCGTCGGCCCAAG TTCTTCTTTGCCGACGAGCGAGTGACGCGCGTGGTGGCCGACATCAATGGGCTGGATGCTGAGCTGGACCCGCAGCAGTACCTGGTGCTCCTCAACCAGCTCCACCTCAGCCAG GCTCAGCTGCTGGCCGTCATTGAGCGCATCATGGAGGAGTGCATTCCCACGCAGAGGCACAGCCGTGATTACCTCGTCAAGTTCCCCGAGGAGCTTTTGGTGGACAACCTGGGGAACCACATGCTGTTTGCTGCCGAG TGCCTTCTGGCAGGGAGCTTCCTCGAGGTGGAGGAGGCGGAGGGGGCACAGCTGAGACCGCGCGCCAGGAGcctgctgtgcagcctggagctggtgcGGGCACTGCTGCGGGAGCAGAGCCTGAGCCAGCCCGGCACCTACTCTGAGCCCGTGCGGGCTGCACTCATGCAGTTTGATCGTCTGTTTGCCGAGTTTGAGCTCAG CTACGTGTCCTCGCTGGTGGCAGTGAAATCCCCTGATGAGATCTACAGGCAGCAGGAGATCATTGTGCTCTTCTGTGAGACAGTGGAGAG AGCCCTGCGCTTGGGCTACCTGACCCAGGAGATGATTGATGGCTATGAACCGCTGCTGATGTTCACCATCCCTCGCCTGGCTATCATCAG TGGTCTCCTCATCTACCCCGAGGGTCCCCTCAGCCTGGAGCGCAGCCCTGAGCAGATGTCGCGGGTGTTCAGCCCCTTCTACAACCTGCTGATGAAGATCAG GGATCTGCTGCGGGTGCTGtcagcagaggagctgtgcctgctggagaggagcctttgtgcagctgaagcagaggaTCCCTGCAGCTCAGTCACCCCACCAGCGTGGGGGGAAGCGGTGCCCAGAGTGGCCCCCCATACTCCATGGGGTCTCCTGGAGAGTCCCCACACCACCCCCGCACACCACAGTTTGATGGGGAGGTTGGGTGCAGTGGACAACCCATGCACAGAGAG cccccagcaccccccgGGGCCATGGCTGGAGGCCACACCGGGTCCCCGCTGCTCAGAGCTGCGTGCCCACTACAGCAGCACCAGAGACATGCTGCACACCCTCTTCGTCTGCATCTCCG GGGTGGCTGATCAGCTCCAGACCAACTTTGCCAGCGATCTGCGCAGCATCCTGAAAACCGTCTTCAAGATCGTGGCCTCACCAGCAGAAACCTCAGAGGAGACAGGCGGCAGTA AGAATGAGGACGGTGACCTGTGTGCGGGTGATGTGCCCCACGTGGCTGACTGCCCCCTGTGCCCCAGCCCCAGAGATGCCACTGGGCTCCGGAGGGCAG CAGGAGCGCGCAGCCGGCCCGAGTGGGTGCCGGACAGCAcctgcagccactgctctgcctgccGTGCTCCCTTCACCCTGCTGCGCCGCCGCCACCACTGCCGCAGCTGTGGGAAg ATCTTCTGCGCCCGCTGCTCACCGCACACCGCTGCGCTGCCGCACTACGGCCAGCCCAGACCTGTGCGTGTCTGCACGCACTGCCACGCCACGCACCTCTCGTCCTGGCGTACCCGCACCCGCTGA
- the LOC101751218 gene encoding max dimerization protein 3 isoform X2, protein MERAASSIQVLLQAAEFLERRERRDRIPPCLAEAEHGYASPCPARPRQAGGGGRRAQLRRCLEQLKQQVPLGTGPARPTTLSLLHRARLHIQRLQEQEVRARRVKDRLRSRQQSLRQRLEQLLSPCGAERSRADSLDSSQLSEQSGSDGEEAEIDVEGAGLGAEPLVGFSTGKDHSYSSPRGPWS, encoded by the exons ATGGAGCGCGCGGCCTCCAGCAtccaggtgctgctgcaggcggCCGAGTTCCTGGAGCGGAGGGAGCGGCGCGACCGGATCCCCCCGTGTCTGGCGGAGGCCGAACACGGGTACGCCTCGCCGTgccccgcgcggccccgccAGGCCGGGGGCGGCGGCAG GCGGGCGCAGCTCCGGCGCTgcctggagcagctgaagcagcaggtGCCGCTGGGAACGGGGCCGGCCCGGCCCACCACGCTGAGCCTCCTGCACCGCGCTCGACTGCACATCCAG cggctgcaggagcaggaggtgagggCGCGCCGGGTGAAGGACCGCCTGCGGAGCCGGCAGCAGAGCCTGCGGCAGcggctggagcagctgctgagccccTGCGGGGCCGAGCGGAGCCGCGCCGACAGCCTGGACTCGTCACAGCTCTCAGAGCAGTCGGGCTCTGACGGAG AGGAGGCCGAGATCGACGTGGAGGGCGCGGGGCTCGGTGCGGAGCCGCTGGTTGGCTTCAGCACCGGCAAAGACCACAGCTACTCCAGCCCCCGCGGCCCCTGGTCCTGA
- the LOC101751218 gene encoding max dimerization protein 3 isoform X1 has product MERAASSIQVLLQAAEFLERRERRDRIPPCLAEAEHGYASPCPARPRQAGGGGRSVHNALEKHRRAQLRRCLEQLKQQVPLGTGPARPTTLSLLHRARLHIQRLQEQEVRARRVKDRLRSRQQSLRQRLEQLLSPCGAERSRADSLDSSQLSEQSGSDGEEAEIDVEGAGLGAEPLVGFSTGKDHSYSSPRGPWS; this is encoded by the exons ATGGAGCGCGCGGCCTCCAGCAtccaggtgctgctgcaggcggCCGAGTTCCTGGAGCGGAGGGAGCGGCGCGACCGGATCCCCCCGTGTCTGGCGGAGGCCGAACACGGGTACGCCTCGCCGTgccccgcgcggccccgccAGGCCGGGGGCGGCGGCAG GTCGGTGCACAACGCGCTGGAGAAGCACAG GCGGGCGCAGCTCCGGCGCTgcctggagcagctgaagcagcaggtGCCGCTGGGAACGGGGCCGGCCCGGCCCACCACGCTGAGCCTCCTGCACCGCGCTCGACTGCACATCCAG cggctgcaggagcaggaggtgagggCGCGCCGGGTGAAGGACCGCCTGCGGAGCCGGCAGCAGAGCCTGCGGCAGcggctggagcagctgctgagccccTGCGGGGCCGAGCGGAGCCGCGCCGACAGCCTGGACTCGTCACAGCTCTCAGAGCAGTCGGGCTCTGACGGAG AGGAGGCCGAGATCGACGTGGAGGGCGCGGGGCTCGGTGCGGAGCCGCTGGTTGGCTTCAGCACCGGCAAAGACCACAGCTACTCCAGCCCCCGCGGCCCCTGGTCCTGA
- the LOC101751218 gene encoding max dimerization protein 3 isoform X3 produces MERAASSIQVLLQAAEFLERRERRDRIPPCLAEAEHGSVHNALEKHRRAQLRRCLEQLKQQVPLGTGPARPTTLSLLHRARLHIQRLQEQEVRARRVKDRLRSRQQSLRQRLEQLLSPCGAERSRADSLDSSQLSEQSGSDGEEAEIDVEGAGLGAEPLVGFSTGKDHSYSSPRGPWS; encoded by the exons ATGGAGCGCGCGGCCTCCAGCAtccaggtgctgctgcaggcggCCGAGTTCCTGGAGCGGAGGGAGCGGCGCGACCGGATCCCCCCGTGTCTGGCGGAGGCCGAACACGG GTCGGTGCACAACGCGCTGGAGAAGCACAG GCGGGCGCAGCTCCGGCGCTgcctggagcagctgaagcagcaggtGCCGCTGGGAACGGGGCCGGCCCGGCCCACCACGCTGAGCCTCCTGCACCGCGCTCGACTGCACATCCAG cggctgcaggagcaggaggtgagggCGCGCCGGGTGAAGGACCGCCTGCGGAGCCGGCAGCAGAGCCTGCGGCAGcggctggagcagctgctgagccccTGCGGGGCCGAGCGGAGCCGCGCCGACAGCCTGGACTCGTCACAGCTCTCAGAGCAGTCGGGCTCTGACGGAG AGGAGGCCGAGATCGACGTGGAGGGCGCGGGGCTCGGTGCGGAGCCGCTGGTTGGCTTCAGCACCGGCAAAGACCACAGCTACTCCAGCCCCCGCGGCCCCTGGTCCTGA